The Porphyromonas sp. oral taxon 275 DNA window GTCGTAGCCCTCGGTAGCGATCCACTCGACGGCTGCGGGCGTGTAGTGCAGCTCGATGCCGTTGGTGGCCAGCAGGCGTGCCGTGCTGTCGAGCTGCAGGCGTACGATCTGGTCGATCTCGCGACGGCGCAGCGGGGTGAAGACGATGGTCTCGTCGATACGGTTGAGGAACTCAGGGCGTATCGTGCGCTTGAGCATGTCGAGGACGAGGTCACGTGTCTGGTCGATGGCCTCCTGCTCCTTGCCCTCCTCGAGGTGGCTGAGGCGCTCGCGGATGAGGTCGGAGCCCATATTGCTGGTCATGATGATGATGGTGTTCTTGAAGTTCACCAAGCGACCCTTATTGTCGGTCAGTCGACCATCATCGAGGACCTGCAGCAGGACGTTGAAGACATCGGGGTGCGCCTTCTCGATCTCGTCGAAGAGGACGACGGAGTAAGGCTTGCGGCGTATGGCCTCGGTCAGCTGACCGCCTTCGTCATAGCCTACATAGCCCGGAGGTGCACCGATGAGGCGGGTGGCGGAGAACTTCTCCTGGTACTCGCTCATGTCAATACGCGTCAGCATCGTCTCGTCATCGAAGAGTACCTCCGCCAGAGCCTTCGCCAGCTCCGTCTTACCGACCCCCGTCGTGCCGAGGAAGATAAAGGAGCCGATCGGGCGCTTGGGGTCCTGCAGCCCTGCACGGCTGCGGCGTACGGCGTCGGCTACGGCGGCGATGGCCTGCTCCTGCCCGATGACGCGCTTGTGCAGCTCGTCCTCTAGGTGCAGCAGCTTCTCACGCTCGCTCTGCAGCATCTTCCCTACGGGGATCCCCGTCCAGCGGGAGACGATGTCGGCGATGTCCTCGGCGCCTACCTCCTCGCGGATGAGGGCGCCCTCGCCCTGTGCCTGGCGCAGCTCGTCCTGCACCTGGGCGATCTCACGCTCCTTGTCCTTGAGTAGGCCGTAGCGGATCTCGGCTACGCGGCCGTAGTCGCCGGACTGCTCGGCCTTGTCGGCCTCGTAGCGCAGCTGCTCGATGTCGATCTTGGCCTGCTGGATGCGGTTGATGAGCTCCTGCTCGTGCATCCACTTAGCCTTGTCGCCTGCCTCCTGCTCCTTGAGCTCGGCGATCTCCTTGTTGAGCTGACTGAGCTTCTCCTCGTCCTGCTCGCGGCGTATGGCCTCGCGCTCGATCTCGAGCTGGGTGATGCGTCGCCCGATCTCGTCGAGCCCCTCGGGGAGGGAGTCGATCTGCATACGTAGGCGGGCGGCAGCCTCGTCCATGAGGTCAATGGCCTTGTCGGGCAGGAAGCGGTCGGTGATGTAGCGGTCGGAGAGGCGGACGGCAGCGATGATCGCATCGTCCTTGATACGCACCTTGTGGTGGTTCTCATACTTCTCCTTCAGCCCACGGAGGATGGAGATGGAGCTGGCCTCGTCGGGCTCATTGACCATGACCATCTGGAAGCGGCGCTCCAGGGCCTTGTCCTTCTCGAAGTACTTCTGGTACTCATCGAGGGTCGTGGCCCCGATGCTGCGGAGCTCGCCACGGGCTAGGGCAGGCTTGAGGATATTGGCGGCGTCCATAGCCCCCTCACCCTTACCAGCCCCCACGAGGGTGTGGATCTCGTCGATGAAGAGGATGATCTCGCCCTCGCTCTTGGTGACCTCGGTGACGACGGCCTTGAGACGCTCCTCGAACTCACCCTTGTACTTCGCCCCAGCGATCAGCGCGCCCATGTCGAGCGAGTAGACCTGCTTGCTGCGGAGGTTCTCGGGGACGTCGCCACGTACGATACGATAGGCGAGGCCTTCGGCGATGGCGGTCTTACCGACACCAGGTTCCC harbors:
- the clpB gene encoding ATP-dependent chaperone ClpB; amino-acid sequence: MNINKYTIKSQEALQSALELARRQGQQALEPAHLLKSLLELGDSLVDFLLAKLSVSRPRLEEATDKLIAALPKVSGGDPYLSSETNKVLDKAEDIASQMKDEYVALEHLFLALVEVDSPVARLLKSDLGVQTKELRLAIEELRKGGRVTSQHAEEQYNSLSKYAINLCQRAREGKLDPVIGRDDEIRRVLQILSRRTKNNPILIGEPGVGKTAIAEGLAYRIVRGDVPENLRSKQVYSLDMGALIAGAKYKGEFEERLKAVVTEVTKSEGEIILFIDEIHTLVGAGKGEGAMDAANILKPALARGELRSIGATTLDEYQKYFEKDKALERRFQMVMVNEPDEASSISILRGLKEKYENHHKVRIKDDAIIAAVRLSDRYITDRFLPDKAIDLMDEAAARLRMQIDSLPEGLDEIGRRITQLEIEREAIRREQDEEKLSQLNKEIAELKEQEAGDKAKWMHEQELINRIQQAKIDIEQLRYEADKAEQSGDYGRVAEIRYGLLKDKEREIAQVQDELRQAQGEGALIREEVGAEDIADIVSRWTGIPVGKMLQSEREKLLHLEDELHKRVIGQEQAIAAVADAVRRSRAGLQDPKRPIGSFIFLGTTGVGKTELAKALAEVLFDDETMLTRIDMSEYQEKFSATRLIGAPPGYVGYDEGGQLTEAIRRKPYSVVLFDEIEKAHPDVFNVLLQVLDDGRLTDNKGRLVNFKNTIIIMTSNMGSDLIRERLSHLEEGKEQEAIDQTRDLVLDMLKRTIRPEFLNRIDETIVFTPLRRREIDQIVRLQLDSTARLLATNGIELHYTPAAVEWIATEGYDPEFGARPVRRVIQHTVLNELSKSILSGAVDRASVITLDAAEGKLVFR